One segment of Streptosporangium brasiliense DNA contains the following:
- a CDS encoding 2-oxoacid:acceptor oxidoreductase subunit alpha, which yields MTKQVQQLDRVIIRFAGDSGDGMQLTGDRFTAGTAEFGNDLSTLPNFPAEIRAPAGTLPGVSSFQLHFADHDILTPGDAPNVLVAMNPAALKANLGDLPRGADIIANTDEFTKRNLQKVGYDGSPLEDDTLAEWRVHPVPLTSLTVKALEGFELSKKDAERSKNMFALGLLSWLYHRPTEATIQFLETKFAKKPDIAKANIAAFQAGWNYGETTESFSVSYEVKPAKLAPGVYRNISGNQALAYGLIAASVQSRLPLFLGSYPITPASDILHELSKHKRFGIRTFQAEDEIAGVGAALGASFGGALGVTTTSGPGVALKAETVGLAVTTELPLIVVDVQRAGPSTGMPTKTEQTDLLMAMYGRNGESPLPIVAPATPSDCFDAAIEAARLAVKYRTPVMLLSDGYLANGSEPWKVPSKAELPDIATEFATGPNGEDGVTFLPFKRDPETLARPWAIPGTAGLEHRIGGIEKADGTGNISYDPNNHDRMVRLRQAKIDGIAQDIPPLEVDDPDGDARVLVIGWGSTYGPIAAAVRRIRKSGGKVAQAHLRHLNPLPANTGEVLRAYDKVLLPEINLGQLALLLRARFLVDIISYNRVRGLPFKAEELAGVIQDVIDSE from the coding sequence GTGACCAAGCAGGTTCAGCAACTCGACCGCGTGATCATCCGGTTTGCCGGAGACTCCGGTGATGGAATGCAGCTGACCGGTGATCGCTTCACGGCGGGAACGGCGGAGTTCGGCAACGACCTGTCGACCCTGCCCAACTTCCCGGCCGAGATCCGCGCCCCCGCAGGGACCCTGCCGGGCGTGTCGAGCTTCCAGCTGCACTTCGCCGACCATGACATCCTCACGCCGGGGGACGCCCCCAACGTGCTGGTCGCGATGAACCCCGCCGCCCTGAAGGCCAACCTCGGCGACCTGCCGCGGGGGGCCGACATCATCGCCAACACCGACGAGTTCACCAAGCGCAACCTCCAGAAGGTGGGCTACGACGGCAGCCCCCTGGAGGACGACACGCTCGCCGAGTGGCGCGTCCACCCGGTGCCGCTGACCTCGCTGACCGTCAAGGCGCTCGAAGGCTTCGAGCTGTCCAAGAAGGACGCCGAGCGCTCCAAGAACATGTTCGCCCTCGGCCTGCTGAGCTGGCTCTACCACCGGCCGACCGAGGCGACGATCCAGTTCCTGGAGACCAAGTTCGCCAAGAAGCCCGACATCGCCAAGGCCAACATCGCGGCCTTCCAGGCGGGCTGGAACTACGGTGAGACCACCGAGTCCTTCTCGGTCTCCTACGAGGTCAAGCCGGCCAAGCTCGCCCCCGGCGTCTACCGCAACATCTCCGGCAACCAGGCGCTCGCCTACGGCCTGATCGCCGCCTCCGTCCAGTCGAGGCTGCCGCTGTTCCTCGGGTCCTACCCGATCACCCCGGCCAGCGACATCCTGCACGAGCTGTCCAAGCACAAGCGGTTCGGCATCCGCACCTTCCAGGCCGAGGACGAGATCGCGGGCGTCGGCGCGGCCCTCGGCGCCTCCTTCGGCGGGGCGCTGGGCGTCACCACGACCTCCGGGCCCGGTGTGGCGCTGAAGGCCGAGACCGTCGGCCTGGCGGTGACCACCGAGCTGCCGCTGATCGTGGTGGACGTGCAGCGCGCGGGGCCGAGCACCGGCATGCCCACCAAGACCGAGCAGACCGACCTCCTCATGGCCATGTACGGCCGTAACGGCGAGTCGCCGCTGCCGATCGTGGCGCCGGCCACCCCGTCCGACTGCTTCGACGCGGCCATCGAGGCGGCCCGCCTCGCGGTGAAATACCGCACGCCGGTCATGCTGCTGTCCGACGGCTACCTGGCCAACGGCTCCGAGCCGTGGAAGGTGCCGAGCAAGGCCGAGCTGCCCGACATCGCCACCGAGTTCGCCACCGGGCCCAACGGCGAGGACGGCGTGACCTTCCTGCCGTTCAAGCGCGACCCCGAGACCCTGGCCCGTCCCTGGGCCATCCCGGGCACCGCGGGCCTGGAGCACCGGATCGGCGGCATCGAGAAGGCCGACGGCACCGGCAACATCTCCTACGACCCCAACAACCACGACCGGATGGTCCGGCTCCGTCAGGCCAAGATCGACGGGATCGCCCAGGACATCCCGCCGCTGGAGGTCGACGACCCCGACGGCGACGCCCGGGTGCTGGTCATCGGCTGGGGCTCCACCTACGGCCCGATCGCGGCGGCCGTACGGCGGATCAGGAAGTCCGGCGGCAAGGTCGCCCAGGCCCACCTGCGGCACCTCAACCCGCTGCCGGCCAACACCGGCGAGGTCCTGCGGGCCTACGACAAGGTGCTGCTCCCCGAGATCAACCTCGGTCAGCTCGCGCTGCTGCTGCGTGCGCGGTTCCTGGTCGACATCATCAGCTACAACCGCGTGCGCGGGCTTCCGTTCAAGGCCGAGGAGCTGGCCGGCGTGATCCAGGACGTGATCGACAGTGAGTGA
- a CDS encoding 2-oxoacid:ferredoxin oxidoreductase subunit beta: MSDLANGRGLSLVPKSDVKLGMKDFKSDQEVRWCPGCGDYAILAAVQSFVPELGLKRENMVFVSGIGCSSRFPYYMNTYGFHSIHGRAPAIATGLATSRPDLSVWVITGDGDSLSIGGNHLIHALRRNVNLNILLFNNRIYGLTKGQYSPTSEIGKITKSTPMGSLDKPFNPISLAIGAEASFVARTIDSDRKHLQSVLREAAEHRGTSLVEIYQNCNIFNDGAFEQLKDPELRDDITLRLEHGRPIVSASKAARRAADGGIEVVPRSEVSEDEILVHDAHRADPSLAFALSRLDEPAFEHVPIGVFRSVDRPSYDELMAEQLQEAVGGRGQGDLDDLLLSGDTWRIG, encoded by the coding sequence GTGAGTGATCTTGCAAACGGCAGGGGCCTGTCCCTGGTCCCGAAGTCCGACGTCAAGCTGGGCATGAAGGACTTCAAGTCCGACCAGGAGGTCCGCTGGTGCCCGGGATGCGGTGACTACGCCATCCTGGCCGCGGTCCAGTCCTTCGTCCCCGAGCTCGGCCTCAAGCGCGAGAACATGGTGTTCGTCTCGGGCATCGGCTGCTCCTCCCGCTTCCCCTACTACATGAACACCTACGGGTTCCACTCGATCCACGGGCGCGCCCCGGCGATCGCGACGGGCCTGGCCACCTCGCGTCCCGACCTGTCGGTGTGGGTGATCACCGGTGACGGCGACTCGCTGTCCATCGGCGGCAACCACCTGATCCACGCGCTCCGCCGCAACGTCAACCTGAACATCCTGCTGTTCAACAACAGGATCTACGGTCTGACCAAGGGTCAGTACTCCCCGACCTCCGAGATCGGCAAGATCACGAAGTCCACCCCGATGGGCTCGCTGGACAAGCCGTTCAACCCGATCTCGCTGGCGATCGGCGCCGAGGCCTCGTTCGTGGCCCGGACCATCGACTCCGACCGCAAGCACCTGCAGTCGGTGCTGCGCGAGGCCGCCGAGCACCGGGGCACCTCCCTGGTCGAGATCTACCAGAACTGCAACATCTTCAACGACGGCGCCTTCGAGCAGTTGAAGGACCCGGAGCTGCGTGACGACATCACGCTGCGCCTGGAGCACGGCCGGCCGATCGTCTCGGCCTCCAAGGCCGCGCGACGTGCGGCCGACGGCGGCATCGAGGTCGTCCCGAGGTCGGAGGTGAGCGAGGACGAGATCCTCGTCCACGACGCCCACCGCGCCGACCCGTCCCTGGCCTTCGCGCTGTCACGGCTGGACGAGCCCGCCTTCGAGCACGTCCCGATCGGCGTCTTCCGCAGTGTGGACCGCCCCTCCTACGACGAGCTGATGGCCGAGCAGCTCCAGGAGGCCGTCGGCGGGCGCGGCCAGGGCGACCTGGACGACCTGCTGCTGTCCGGAGACACCTGGCGCATCGGCTGA
- a CDS encoding NAD-dependent epimerase/dehydratase family protein, giving the protein MLTVPALEDPHAQRQQDRHWYGSQVLVTGATGFIGARLVERLGSLGAQVHAVSRSPREGAGHGETWHVADVSDAGAVEDLVRSTRPAVVFHLASEVAGARDPQLVRPMLDSNLASVVNLLTAVAGSPGTRVVLAGSLEEPRPAEGETAPSSPYAVAKWAASGYARMFHHLWDVPVTTLRIGMVYGPGQHDTRKLVPYVTLSLLRGEAPSLSSGTRQLDWVYVDDVVDAFLAAGMTPEAAGLSLDIGTGTRTSIRDTVELLGRIIGGPARPRYGAISDRPLDSARIADIAPAAEVLRWRPVTGLEEGLRLTTAWYAERLRRDGTATAAGTAP; this is encoded by the coding sequence GTGCTCACCGTCCCCGCACTCGAAGACCCGCATGCCCAGCGACAGCAGGACCGCCACTGGTACGGCTCACAGGTGCTCGTGACCGGTGCCACCGGATTCATCGGAGCCCGGCTGGTGGAGCGCCTGGGCTCGCTCGGAGCACAGGTGCACGCGGTCAGCCGCAGCCCCCGGGAGGGGGCCGGCCACGGCGAGACCTGGCACGTCGCCGACGTCAGCGACGCCGGCGCGGTCGAGGACCTCGTCCGTTCCACCCGTCCCGCCGTCGTCTTCCACCTCGCCAGCGAGGTCGCCGGCGCCAGGGACCCGCAGCTCGTCCGGCCGATGCTGGACAGCAACCTCGCCAGCGTGGTCAACCTGCTGACGGCGGTCGCCGGCAGCCCGGGCACCCGGGTGGTGCTCGCCGGATCGCTTGAGGAGCCCCGGCCGGCCGAGGGCGAGACCGCGCCGTCCTCGCCCTACGCGGTCGCCAAATGGGCCGCCAGCGGCTACGCGCGGATGTTCCACCACCTCTGGGACGTCCCCGTGACGACCCTGCGCATCGGGATGGTCTACGGACCGGGCCAGCACGACACCAGGAAGCTGGTCCCCTACGTGACGCTCTCGCTGCTCCGCGGCGAGGCGCCCAGCCTCAGCAGCGGGACCCGCCAACTGGACTGGGTCTACGTCGACGACGTGGTCGACGCCTTCCTCGCCGCGGGCATGACCCCGGAGGCGGCCGGCCTGAGTCTCGACATCGGCACGGGCACGCGGACGTCCATCCGGGACACCGTGGAGCTGCTGGGCCGGATCATCGGCGGCCCGGCGCGGCCCCGGTACGGCGCGATCTCCGACCGCCCGCTGGACAGCGCCCGGATCGCCGACATCGCCCCCGCCGCCGAGGTGCTCCGGTGGCGCCCCGTCACCGGGCTGGAGGAGGGCCTCCGGCTGACCACGGCCTGGTACGCCGAGCGCCTGCGGCGGGACGGGACCGCCACGGCGGCGGGGACGGCACCGTAG
- a CDS encoding polysaccharide deacetylase family protein: protein MDSVVNLTVHGIGPTSRELDPGEDTTWVSVEQFEQVLDAAVGRQDVRITFDDGNASDVEIALPRLLERGLTAEFFVLAGLLGEPGRLDADGVRELVAAGMRVGSHGWAHRDWRRLDGEQAEEEIAEANRLLTELTGRRVSRVAIPFGSYDRHVLGRLRRAEVTRAYTSDGGRARPGTWLQPRNSLRHDIDATWAPQVMDGTPPLPLRVRRVAARAFKRARG from the coding sequence GTGGATTCGGTCGTCAACCTCACGGTGCACGGCATCGGCCCGACCAGCCGCGAGCTCGACCCGGGCGAGGACACGACCTGGGTCAGCGTGGAGCAGTTCGAGCAGGTCCTCGACGCGGCGGTGGGCCGTCAGGACGTCCGCATCACCTTCGACGACGGCAACGCCTCGGATGTGGAGATCGCCCTCCCGCGGCTGCTCGAACGCGGCCTCACCGCGGAGTTCTTCGTGCTGGCCGGACTCCTCGGCGAGCCGGGCAGGCTGGACGCCGACGGGGTGCGGGAGCTGGTGGCGGCGGGCATGCGGGTCGGCTCGCACGGCTGGGCGCACCGCGACTGGCGGCGGCTGGACGGGGAGCAGGCCGAGGAGGAGATCGCCGAGGCCAACCGGCTCCTCACCGAGCTCACCGGGCGGCGGGTGTCGAGGGTGGCCATCCCGTTCGGCTCCTACGACCGGCACGTGCTCGGCAGGCTGCGGCGGGCGGAGGTGACCCGCGCCTACACCAGCGACGGGGGCCGCGCCCGGCCCGGCACCTGGCTCCAGCCGCGCAACAGCCTGCGCCACGACATCGACGCCACCTGGGCCCCGCAGGTCATGGACGGCACTCCGCCGCTGCCGCTCCGCGTCCGCCGGGTCGCCGCGCGGGCCTTCAAGCGCGCCCGCGGGTGA
- a CDS encoding glycosyltransferase family 2 protein has translation MTPGTPRIAIVIVTYNSAEVLEGCLRSLAEGARGVHLAGVVVADNASKDSTLKIAGEVTGLPLQIVQLGRNAGYAAAINAGVAALDLQDIDAVYVINPDCRLRPGSILPLAEALRRPGRGIAVPRMVNPDGSLQPSLRRTPTVRRALVEAMIGGDLAGRIGTLGELVTDPREYERPGVAAWATGAAMFLSADLIREIGPWDESFLLYSEETEYALRAGDRGWALWYEPASVIEHIGGDSGVNPTLAALLTVNKVKLFRRRRSTLAWLVYYFAVALGEGVRALAGRRTSRASIVALLRPSRRLQKLAD, from the coding sequence ATGACACCTGGTACCCCCCGGATCGCCATAGTGATCGTCACCTACAACAGCGCGGAGGTACTGGAAGGCTGTCTGCGCTCCCTCGCCGAGGGGGCACGGGGCGTGCACCTCGCCGGCGTCGTCGTGGCCGACAACGCCTCGAAGGACAGCACGCTCAAGATCGCCGGTGAGGTGACCGGACTACCGCTCCAGATCGTCCAGCTCGGCCGGAACGCCGGCTACGCGGCGGCGATCAACGCGGGCGTCGCGGCGCTGGACCTTCAGGACATCGACGCGGTGTATGTGATCAATCCCGACTGCAGGCTGCGGCCCGGCTCGATCCTCCCGCTCGCCGAGGCCCTGCGCCGGCCGGGGCGCGGCATCGCCGTACCCCGCATGGTCAACCCGGACGGCAGCCTGCAGCCCTCGCTGCGCAGGACGCCCACGGTGCGCCGGGCGCTGGTGGAGGCGATGATCGGCGGAGACCTCGCGGGCCGGATCGGCACCCTCGGCGAGCTGGTCACCGACCCCCGGGAGTACGAACGGCCCGGCGTCGCGGCATGGGCGACCGGTGCCGCCATGTTCCTGTCGGCGGACCTCATCAGGGAGATCGGTCCGTGGGACGAGTCCTTCCTGCTCTACAGCGAGGAGACCGAGTACGCGCTGCGGGCCGGCGACCGGGGCTGGGCGCTCTGGTACGAACCGGCGTCGGTGATCGAGCACATCGGCGGCGACTCGGGTGTCAACCCCACTCTCGCCGCGCTGCTCACCGTCAACAAGGTCAAGCTGTTCCGCAGGCGGCGGAGCACCCTGGCCTGGCTCGTCTACTACTTCGCGGTCGCCCTGGGCGAGGGGGTGCGCGCGCTCGCGGGGCGCCGCACCTCAAGGGCGTCGATCGTGGCGCTGCTCAGGCCGTCGCGCCGGCTCCAGAAGCTCGCGGACTGA
- a CDS encoding GNAT family N-acetyltransferase, with amino-acid sequence MSMPASQVPGGPEAPEPARPSTARTEPAEPGTRTAHPEPAEAGTRAAGAGRTARPGPAAPTARTVRTVRTAGFDALTAEELDAWHLLRAANPLLDSPYFHPGFAAAVHASGREVRVAVGRDGAGEVCALLPHHRERSLIRPAGWPAADFQGPVLAAGTSLPPLALLTGGVRAFAFDHLVESCADFEPWVESRRPSPFLDVSGGLEGYLGRASRSGKDNMGQARRRAAKAERTHGTVRFAADVVDPEILDRVVELKRAQYAATGAKDYFAGPDRRDLLTRLLHTRDSSFGGVLSTLHAGPHLVAAHFGIRSENVLHWWFPVYDPAFAGLAPGWMLLRELVCAAPALGVTRIDLGRGDDEYKRRAKTGETPVCQGMVTRSSARQTLRRARDSMVATAKSSAFGPGLRHIARKIRTLRQ; translated from the coding sequence ATGAGCATGCCCGCGAGCCAGGTGCCCGGCGGGCCGGAGGCGCCCGAGCCCGCCCGGCCCTCGACGGCACGGACGGAACCGGCGGAACCGGGAACGCGGACGGCACACCCGGAACCGGCGGAAGCAGGAACGCGGGCGGCAGGGGCGGGGCGGACGGCACGCCCGGGACCGGCCGCGCCGACGGCGCGGACCGTCCGGACGGTCCGGACGGCCGGTTTCGACGCGCTCACCGCCGAGGAGCTGGACGCCTGGCATCTGCTGCGGGCGGCCAACCCGCTGCTGGACAGCCCCTACTTCCACCCCGGCTTCGCCGCGGCCGTGCACGCCAGCGGGCGCGAGGTCCGGGTCGCCGTGGGCCGGGACGGGGCGGGCGAGGTCTGCGCCCTGCTGCCGCACCACCGCGAGCGGTCGCTGATCAGGCCCGCGGGCTGGCCGGCGGCGGACTTCCAGGGGCCTGTGCTCGCCGCGGGCACCTCCCTCCCCCCGCTGGCCCTGCTCACCGGCGGGGTCCGCGCCTTCGCGTTCGACCACCTGGTCGAGAGCTGCGCCGACTTCGAGCCGTGGGTGGAGTCCCGGCGCCCGTCACCGTTCCTGGACGTCTCCGGCGGCCTGGAGGGATATCTGGGCCGGGCCTCACGCAGCGGCAAGGACAACATGGGGCAGGCCCGCCGCCGCGCCGCGAAGGCCGAGCGGACCCACGGCACGGTGCGGTTCGCGGCCGACGTGGTCGACCCCGAGATTCTGGACCGGGTGGTGGAGCTCAAGCGCGCGCAGTACGCCGCCACCGGCGCCAAGGACTATTTCGCCGGACCGGACCGCCGTGACCTGCTGACCCGGCTGCTGCACACCCGCGATTCCTCATTCGGGGGCGTTCTGTCCACTCTGCATGCCGGCCCCCATCTGGTCGCGGCGCATTTCGGAATACGTTCGGAGAACGTGCTGCACTGGTGGTTCCCGGTCTACGACCCGGCTTTCGCCGGGCTCGCCCCCGGCTGGATGCTGCTGCGCGAGCTCGTCTGCGCCGCTCCCGCTCTCGGCGTCACGCGGATCGACCTCGGGCGGGGTGACGACGAGTACAAACGGCGCGCCAAGACGGGCGAGACGCCGGTGTGCCAGGGGATGGTGACCCGGAGCTCGGCCCGGCAGACGCTGCGGCGGGCCCGGGACTCCATGGTCGCCACAGCGAAATCATCCGCATTCGGCCCTGGTTTGCGCCATATCGCGCGAAAAATACGCACATTACGTCAGTAA
- a CDS encoding nucleotide sugar dehydrogenase codes for MRISVFGLGYVGCVSAACLAASGHQVIGVDVNPTKIDLIARGQAPVVEERIGELTAEVVRSGALRATADVAGAIGETEISLICVGTPSAPNGSLSTTYLERVAEQIGQALAGKSGRHTIVFRSTMLPGTCADLLIPILERASGLQAGTGFGVAVNPEFLREGTSVRDFFEPPKTVIGEFDTASGDAVAALYEGLPGEVFRVPMAVAEMTKYADNAFHGLKISFANEIGAICQALGLDSHRVMDVFLADRKLNISPAYLRPGFAFGGSCLPKDLRGLVYAARRADVSVPLLSHVLPSNEDHLRRAFELVTAAGSRRVGLFGLSFKPGTDDLRESPLVELAERLLGKGYDLRIYDANVSLSRLMGANRDYIESRLPHLGDLLSNSADDVLAHADVCVIGCKDPAVLSALDGAGDRTIIDLVRLPDAETRRAHPGYVGLGW; via the coding sequence ATGAGAATCAGCGTGTTCGGGCTCGGCTACGTCGGCTGCGTCTCCGCGGCCTGTCTCGCGGCCAGCGGACACCAGGTGATCGGTGTCGACGTCAACCCCACGAAGATCGACCTCATCGCCCGCGGCCAGGCGCCGGTCGTCGAGGAGCGGATCGGCGAGCTGACCGCCGAGGTCGTGCGGAGCGGCGCGCTGCGCGCCACCGCCGACGTCGCCGGAGCGATCGGCGAGACCGAGATCTCGCTGATCTGCGTGGGCACGCCGTCCGCGCCGAACGGCAGCCTGTCCACCACCTACCTGGAGCGGGTGGCCGAGCAGATCGGCCAGGCGCTGGCCGGCAAGAGCGGACGGCACACGATCGTCTTCCGTAGCACCATGCTCCCCGGCACCTGCGCCGACCTGCTCATCCCGATCCTGGAGCGGGCGTCCGGGCTACAGGCCGGGACCGGCTTCGGCGTGGCGGTCAACCCGGAGTTCCTGCGCGAGGGGACGAGCGTGCGCGACTTCTTCGAGCCGCCCAAGACCGTCATCGGCGAGTTCGACACCGCGAGCGGTGACGCGGTCGCCGCGCTGTACGAGGGTCTGCCGGGAGAGGTCTTCCGGGTCCCCATGGCGGTGGCCGAGATGACCAAGTACGCCGACAACGCCTTCCACGGCCTGAAGATCAGCTTCGCCAACGAGATCGGGGCGATCTGCCAGGCGCTCGGGCTGGACTCGCACCGGGTGATGGACGTCTTCCTCGCCGACCGCAAGCTCAACATCAGCCCGGCCTACCTGCGGCCGGGCTTCGCCTTCGGCGGCTCCTGCCTGCCCAAGGACCTGAGGGGCCTGGTCTACGCCGCCCGGCGGGCCGACGTCTCGGTGCCGCTGCTGTCGCACGTCCTGCCCTCCAACGAGGACCACCTGCGGCGCGCCTTCGAGCTGGTGACCGCGGCCGGCAGCCGCCGGGTCGGGCTGTTCGGGCTGTCGTTCAAGCCGGGCACCGACGACCTGCGGGAGAGTCCGCTGGTCGAGCTGGCCGAGCGCCTCCTGGGCAAGGGATACGACCTGCGCATCTACGACGCCAACGTCTCGCTGTCACGCCTGATGGGCGCCAACCGCGACTACATCGAGAGCAGGCTGCCGCATCTGGGCGACCTGCTGAGCAACTCCGCCGACGACGTGCTCGCGCACGCCGACGTGTGCGTCATCGGTTGCAAGGACCCGGCCGTGCTGAGCGCGCTCGACGGCGCGGGAGACCGTACGATCATCGACCTCGTCCGCCTTCCCGACGCCGAGACGCGCCGGGCACATCCTGGATACGTGGGCCTTGGCTGGTAA
- a CDS encoding glycosyltransferase family 4 protein, translating to MAGKALILVENLSVPFDRRVWQESTTLRDAGWDVHVICPQGTRRDTEPRVEIDGVKIYRYPLRAATGGPLGYLQEYGSALWHTFRLARRVGRVDVVHACNPPDLLFLVARMLKRRGARFVFDQHDLVPELYLSRFDRGKDFLYRAVCRLERLTYRAADVVIATNESYREVAITRGGKRPEKVFVVRSAPAVERFHQVPVEEGLRRGKPHLLCYLGVMGPQDGVDYALRSLAKLRDDLGRTDWHAVFVGAGDTFEDMIALSRELGLADSVEFTGRIPDEDLLRYLSAADVCLAPDPLNPLNDVSTMNKIMEYMAMGRPVVSFDLREARVSAGDAAVYAPANDESEFAKLVARLLDDPQERHRMGEIGRARVTGPLSWERSRVALLAAYEAARS from the coding sequence TTGGCTGGTAAAGCACTCATCCTCGTCGAGAACCTCTCCGTGCCGTTCGACCGGCGGGTGTGGCAGGAAAGCACCACACTGCGCGACGCCGGCTGGGACGTGCACGTCATCTGTCCCCAGGGCACCAGACGCGACACCGAGCCGCGCGTCGAGATAGACGGGGTGAAGATCTACCGATATCCGCTGCGGGCGGCGACCGGCGGCCCGCTCGGCTACCTGCAGGAGTACGGCTCGGCGCTGTGGCACACCTTCCGGCTCGCCCGGCGTGTCGGGCGGGTGGACGTCGTGCACGCCTGCAACCCGCCGGACCTGCTGTTCCTCGTGGCGAGAATGCTCAAGCGGCGCGGCGCGCGGTTCGTGTTCGACCAGCACGACCTGGTGCCCGAGCTCTACCTGTCCCGCTTCGACCGCGGCAAGGACTTCCTCTACCGGGCCGTGTGCCGGCTCGAACGGCTCACCTACCGGGCGGCCGACGTGGTCATCGCGACCAACGAGAGCTACCGCGAGGTCGCGATCACCCGGGGCGGCAAGCGGCCCGAGAAGGTGTTCGTGGTGCGCAGCGCGCCGGCGGTCGAGCGCTTCCACCAGGTCCCCGTGGAGGAGGGGCTCAGGCGCGGGAAGCCGCACCTGCTGTGCTACCTCGGCGTGATGGGCCCGCAGGACGGCGTGGACTACGCCCTGCGGTCGCTGGCCAAGCTCCGCGACGACCTGGGCCGCACCGACTGGCACGCGGTGTTCGTCGGCGCCGGCGACACCTTCGAGGACATGATCGCTCTCTCCCGCGAGCTGGGCCTTGCGGACTCCGTCGAGTTCACCGGCCGGATCCCGGACGAGGACCTGCTGCGCTACCTGTCCGCGGCGGACGTGTGCCTCGCGCCGGACCCGCTCAACCCGCTCAACGACGTGTCCACCATGAACAAGATCATGGAGTACATGGCGATGGGCCGCCCGGTCGTCTCCTTCGACCTCCGGGAGGCGAGGGTCTCGGCCGGGGACGCCGCCGTCTACGCGCCGGCCAACGACGAGTCGGAGTTCGCCAAGCTGGTCGCCCGGCTGCTCGACGATCCGCAGGAGCGGCACCGGATGGGCGAGATCGGCAGGGCCCGGGTCACCGGCCCGCTGTCCTGGGAACGCTCCAGGGTCGCGCTCCTGGCCGCCTACGAGGCCGCCCGTTCCTGA
- a CDS encoding methyltransferase domain-containing protein has product MSVLIETMSTAEAASLVEGCVDAGTAAVTGLLEGVRRSYAWLRRSSVQLLFERRYGVRTAEVVSLDEFGLGHQERVYYSAANWQTLRRTLPLRDVGEHDVFIDLGSGMGRMVLEAASRYPFRKVIGVELSEQLNDIARENIANTRLRLRCADIDLVRSDVLEYEIPDDVSVVFLNNPFRGEIFAAAIEKLLATVDRNPRPVTVIYFNPVEEAFLLGTGRFRHLRTVTRGRRAPEDDSPFGTVRVYAITERAGA; this is encoded by the coding sequence ATGAGCGTGCTCATCGAGACCATGTCCACCGCGGAGGCCGCCTCCCTGGTGGAGGGCTGCGTCGACGCGGGCACGGCAGCCGTGACCGGGCTGCTGGAGGGGGTGCGGCGGTCCTACGCGTGGTTACGCCGCAGCAGCGTCCAGCTCCTGTTCGAACGCCGGTACGGCGTGCGGACCGCGGAGGTCGTGAGCCTCGACGAGTTCGGGCTCGGCCACCAGGAGCGGGTCTACTATTCGGCGGCGAACTGGCAGACCCTGCGGCGCACGCTGCCCCTGCGCGACGTCGGCGAGCACGACGTGTTCATCGACCTCGGCTCCGGCATGGGCCGCATGGTGCTGGAGGCGGCGTCGCGATACCCGTTCCGGAAGGTGATCGGCGTCGAGCTGTCCGAGCAGCTCAACGACATCGCCCGGGAGAACATCGCCAACACCCGCCTCCGCCTGCGCTGCGCGGACATCGACCTCGTCCGGTCCGATGTCCTCGAATACGAGATCCCCGACGACGTGAGCGTGGTGTTCCTCAACAACCCCTTCCGGGGCGAGATCTTCGCGGCCGCGATCGAGAAGCTGCTCGCGACCGTGGACCGGAACCCGCGCCCGGTCACGGTGATCTACTTCAACCCGGTCGAGGAGGCGTTCCTGCTGGGCACCGGCCGTTTCCGCCACCTCCGGACGGTGACCCGGGGCCGGAGGGCCCCGGAGGACGACAGCCCGTTCGGCACGGTCCGGGTGTATGCGATCACCGAGCGGGCCGGTGCCTGA